The sequence GTGATTGTAACGCTGTAACCTAAGTTTTCGAGCCTTCGAACAGAATACCGTACAATGGATTGCTGTTTTTGTTTATCGAAGTAATCCTCACCCAAGTCTACGTACATTTCTTTTCGTGTTAAAAGATAATAGGCAATCCTCAAAATGGCGTGGGCGACTGAGATACCAGCACGTTTTTTACCTTTCCGTGCTGCTGTACGTCTATACATCGCTCCGAGATAAGTTTTTGAACCTCTTAATGAGTGAGCGGCTTCTATCAAAGCTGACTTTAGATATTTGTTTCCTTTTTTCATAGTTGACGATTTCCTTTTGCCAGCACTTTCGTTATGGCCGGGTACTAATCCTGCCCAGGAACATAAATGGGAAGAGCTAGGGAATTGATTCCCAACATCGGTTCCTATTTCAGCGAGGATTTGTTCAGCCATACGAGTCGCAACGCCAGGAATGGAATCCAAACGTTCAATATCTGCTTGGTGAGAGGATAGTCGATTAGCTATCTCTTGATTTAGAATCTCAACCTGTTCAGTTAGAAAGTCGATATGAGTGAGAATGGTTTTTATCATGAGGCGTTGATGTGAACTAATATATCCGCGAAGGGCAAGTTCTAGTTCATCTTTTTTCTTTTTCATTGAACGACGAGCGAAGTCCGCAAGTTTTTCCGGATCGTCTACGCCATCTGCGATGGCATTAAGCATGTCACGAGCCGAAACGCCCATAATATCGGAGACAACGGAGCCTAGCTTGATATTCGCTCCTTCTAGTACTTTTTGAATCCGATTATGTTGTCTTGCGCGCTCTTCAATGATACTTCTACGGTATCGGACTAACTCTCGTAGTTCTCGCTGATTTCGGTCGGGGATGAAACTTGCTTTAAGCAGACCATGTCGAAGAAGTTTGGCTATCCATTCAGCATCCTTCACATCGGTCTTGCGACCGGGTACTGCTTTCATATGTTGAGCATTGACTACTAAAAACTCGATATTCTCTGCTTCAAGTAAGTTAACGATCGGCTTCCAAAATACACCTGTACTCTCCATTGCTACGTGGGTACACCCATGCTCCTTGATCCAGTCGATTAACTGTATTAGAAATACAGTTTTAGTGGAAAACGTTTGAATCTCCTTTCCTTTTGGAGTCATGATACATGCGGTAATGGAATCCTTGTGAACGTCCATCCCACATGCGCGTTCAATGATTACTTCCATTGTAATCATCCTTTCCACGGCAAATAGTATTGGAGGCTGGTGCATCAACCAGAGTAGGATTAATCTCCCATGAGTGCTTCCCGTAAGGGAGCGACATTCTGTCATGCACCGTGGTCGATGGAGTCAGACTAACGGACGGGCTCTATGGCACCATAGTTGATCGACCTTCCTCTCCCAGCCGTAGTATCCGATACCCGTTCTACACACATTTTCATCCTCTGTGGTGTAGTGCTGTTTTTGCGCTACATGGATGGCTAACGGGGCGATTGTGAAGTACTACACTTTAAGTTGATTGGAAGTGCAAGCCTTCGACTCCGGGAGGATTAGCGTGTGCCTTGAGACCCTGGACGTAGCGTAGCGAAGGAAGCGGCTCAAGCCACGCCCTCCGGAAAGCGTAAGGCTGGAACGGAAATCAACGTTTGCAAGACTATACTATGTCTTGTAATTCTAAAGGCTTTGTACAACATAAGGGTGCGATAATGGAATAAAATTATACCGAAACTTGACCAAGCAAGGAATGTTTTAAATAGCTATTAGCAAGCATTCGAGGGGGAAAGTATGAAATTCATAGGGAACTTTTGCATCGTATTGGGAGTAGTTTTAAGCTTGATAGGTTTATATTATCAGCTTGGAGAAACGGACTCCTTTTATTTTCAATATGCTTATGGAATAGGCATAATCTTGTTTGGTATTGGTATTCTACTCGATGGTATAAGTGGTATAAGCAAAAAGAAATGATGAAATAGATTGTATTTATTCAGCACACGGGTGCAATTCTTTAAAAAGGATTTGCAGCGATTTCAGAAACGGGCCAAATTATTAGAAGCAATTTAGGGTTTGGAGGAGACAAAATGAACAAATATCATCGGTCTAGCCTACAGTTAATTATTATTGTATCTGTAACGATAATTTTATCTACGTATTGGTTAGATTTAGAGATTAGATATGGAATTATACTTTTGATCATAGCTGTTGTGTATACTATTTATCTAAATTTTAAAGCACTAAGAAATGAACAAAATAGGTGAGCAGCTTCGATAAACGGGTGCAATTACTGAATAAGCAATTCGCTAGTTATAGTAATAGATCCCATTCCATTAGAACATCTTATACGAGGAGAATAAAATGACAGTTGATATTTTTGAGAGTAATTTAGAAAAGTACGCAGATCCACAGAAATATGATGAATTATATAATAACTATAAGGAAGATCTGCATTTCATCATGGAATGTGCAGAAAAGTTAACTACGCCAATAATTGAATTAGCATGCGGGACAGGAAGAGTAACGATTCCGATGGCTGAGCACGGTTTCTCGATGTACGGAGTGGATATTCATGAAGGAATGCTCGATTTGGCCAAACAAAAAGCAGATTTGGCAAACGTTAATATCCACTTCTCAAAACAAGACTGTACTCAACTAGACTTGCCGATTAAAGCCTCATTAATCGTTATGGTCGGTAATTCATTTCAACACTTTTTGACGAATGAGAGTCAGAGTGATTTGTTGAATTCAGTTCGCTCACACTTGCTACCAAATGGTGAATTTATCTTTGATACTCGGAATCCGATTTTAAAGGATTTAGCTTTCGTTGATGAAGTAGAGGAAACGTATACTAATCATAACGATCAAGTGGTGACTGAGATAAACCGCGAGGAATATAACCACGAAACACAAATTTTACAGTGTACCACAGTCCAAAAAGTCACTGTTAATCATGTACGTACTACTTACAAAGATTCAATTTCCTTGCGTTATACATACCCGATGGAGATGCGAAGGCTTCTGTCAGAACATCATTTTGAACTGGTTTCCATGTATGGTTCTTGGAAAAAGGAGCCTTTTACCAAAGAGAGTGAATCCATGATTATTCGTTGCCGTCTTTTGTAATTGTTGTTACTTGGATAGCGCTTTATTCGGTGACCCATTCAATAAAACGTACACTAATCCATCTTGCTGTAAAAAGGGCGAAATCATTACCGATTTGCCCTTTTCTTTATTTGCCAAAATCGTTTTTGTCTGGAATTTCAGTCCGGCAATTTCCTCGTTCGTCAAGTGGCGCCATTGACCGCGGCTTAATGAACCGAGCTGGAGATGTTTGATGCGAACTCTTTGTAAGTGTGTCACTGTATATTGAAAACGTCTGCACATTCTACGGATTTGTC is a genomic window of Sporosarcina oncorhynchi containing:
- a CDS encoding class I SAM-dependent methyltransferase, coding for MTVDIFESNLEKYADPQKYDELYNNYKEDLHFIMECAEKLTTPIIELACGTGRVTIPMAEHGFSMYGVDIHEGMLDLAKQKADLANVNIHFSKQDCTQLDLPIKASLIVMVGNSFQHFLTNESQSDLLNSVRSHLLPNGEFIFDTRNPILKDLAFVDEVEETYTNHNDQVVTEINREEYNHETQILQCTTVQKVTVNHVRTTYKDSISLRYTYPMEMRRLLSEHHFELVSMYGSWKKEPFTKESESMIIRCRLL
- a CDS encoding IS110 family transposase, with translation MEVIIERACGMDVHKDSITACIMTPKGKEIQTFSTKTVFLIQLIDWIKEHGCTHVAMESTGVFWKPIVNLLEAENIEFLVVNAQHMKAVPGRKTDVKDAEWIAKLLRHGLLKASFIPDRNQRELRELVRYRRSIIEERARQHNRIQKVLEGANIKLGSVVSDIMGVSARDMLNAIADGVDDPEKLADFARRSMKKKKDELELALRGYISSHQRLMIKTILTHIDFLTEQVEILNQEIANRLSSHQADIERLDSIPGVATRMAEQILAEIGTDVGNQFPSSSHLCSWAGLVPGHNESAGKRKSSTMKKGNKYLKSALIEAAHSLRGSKTYLGAMYRRTAARKGKKRAGISVAHAILRIAYYLLTRKEMYVDLGEDYFDKQKQQSIVRYSVRRLENLGYSVTITEPEAS